Genomic window (Alteromonas pelagimontana):
AAAAGATATTGATGGCTTACATATCGCCATGATTGGGGATTTACGATACGGCCGCACCGTCCACTCTTTATCGAAAATGTTATGCCAGTACAACAATCTGCATTTCACCTTGATTTCACCTAAAGAGCTGGCAATGCCCGCTCCCATTGTCGATACAATCGAAAATGCCGGTCACCGCCTGACAATTACTGATCAGTTAGAAGGCAACATGGATGCGGATATTTGTTACCAGACCCGTATTCAGGAAGAACGCTTTCCTTCCCAGGAAGAAGCCAACAAATACCGGGGCAAGTTTCGCCTCAACCAGGCCATTTACACCAAACATTTTCAGTCCAAAACCGTTATTATGCATCCGCTTCCACGGGATTCCCGTAAAGAAGCCAATGAGCTGGATAACGATTTAAATCTAAACCCGAACCTTGCTATATTCAGACAAACCGATAATGGCGTACTGGTAAGAATGGCGCTGTTCGCGCTAACGCTAGGCGTAGAAAACCTGGTAAACCAGTACGAACGCGATGTCATATGGCACAGCAATAAGAGCAGTTAATTTCATGCACAAATCTGAAGAACTTTTTACTCGCGCGCAAAAAACCATTCCAGGTGGAGTTAATTCTCCGGTTAGAGCTTTTAAAGCGGTAGGAGGAACACCGCGTTTTATTACTAAAGCTGACGGTGCCTATATCTGGGATGCTGACGGCAAAAAGTATATTGATTATGTGCAATCGTGGGGGCCAATGGTTCTCGGTCATAACAATGATAAAATTCGCGAAGCCGTAATCCAGGCAGCTGCGAATGGCTTAAGCTTCGGCGCACCCACCGAAGCTGAAGTAATCATGGCAGAAAAAGTAGCTGAGATGGTGCCTTCCATGGAAATGGTTCGAATGGTAAATTCCGGCACAGAAGCCACTATGTCTGCTATCCGCTTAGCCAGAGGCTACACCAGTCGCAACAAAATTGTAAAATTTGAAGGCTGTTACCACGGGCATGCCGATTCATTATTGGTTAAAGCCGGGTCTGGCGCGTTAACATTGGGAGTGCCTAGTTCACCCGGTGTGCCAGCGTCCGTCGCCGAACATACTATTACCGTTGAATATAATAATATCGACAGTGTAAAAGCGGTGTTTGAAGCAGAAGGTGAGGACATTGCCTGTATTATTGTTGAGCCCGTGGCCGGTAATATGAATTGTATTCCTCCGGTAGAAGGCTTTCTCGAAGGCTTACGAAAAATCTGCGACGACTACGGCAGCCTGCT
Coding sequences:
- a CDS encoding aspartate carbamoyltransferase; this encodes MSDFTGNHILSVNQFDRDAIDKIFAVAKSMQPYARREKRTTVLDGAILGNLFFEPSTRTRVSFGTAFNLLGGEVRETTGMSSSALAKGESLYDTARVLSGYSDIIAMRHPAAGSVAEFAEGSRVPVINGGDGANEHPTQALLDLFTIKREVEYHGKDIDGLHIAMIGDLRYGRTVHSLSKMLCQYNNLHFTLISPKELAMPAPIVDTIENAGHRLTITDQLEGNMDADICYQTRIQEERFPSQEEANKYRGKFRLNQAIYTKHFQSKTVIMHPLPRDSRKEANELDNDLNLNPNLAIFRQTDNGVLVRMALFALTLGVENLVNQYERDVIWHSNKSS
- the hemL gene encoding glutamate-1-semialdehyde 2,1-aminomutase, with the protein product MHKSEELFTRAQKTIPGGVNSPVRAFKAVGGTPRFITKADGAYIWDADGKKYIDYVQSWGPMVLGHNNDKIREAVIQAAANGLSFGAPTEAEVIMAEKVAEMVPSMEMVRMVNSGTEATMSAIRLARGYTSRNKIVKFEGCYHGHADSLLVKAGSGALTLGVPSSPGVPASVAEHTITVEYNNIDSVKAVFEAEGEDIACIIVEPVAGNMNCIPPVEGFLEGLRKICDDYGSLLIFDEVMTGFRVSRGGAQERYQVLPDLTCLGKVIGGGMPVGAFGGKREILTHIAPTGPVYQAGTLSGNPVAMAAGLAALEQLQDANLYEGIFAQTQALADGFAKLADKHGIPLTTNVAGSMFGIFFTEEKRVTNYQQAINCNTEQFKKFYHGMLEQGVYLAPASYEAGFVSKMHDASVIAATLDAADKVFGSL